In a genomic window of Clavelina lepadiformis chromosome 7, kaClaLepa1.1, whole genome shotgun sequence:
- the LOC143465433 gene encoding tyrosine aminotransferase-like yields the protein MALKNQLNQVNHVNGYTNGTVGHRNTTKWDVRSSQTANNTFNPIRALVDEMDIRPNPEKKVITLSLGDPTVFGNFQPAEQVLQSVVDAIKNGKNNGYSPSFGHATARDAVAAYVSVQGPEVNGGDVYLASGCSDAINMAISVLADPEDNILIPRPGFSLYETLSLSQGIHVKHYDCLPEKSWEVDLEHLESLIDRKTKAIVVVNPSNPCGSNFNAEHIRAILEVAENNKVPILADEIYADLVFHDKSFHSFSSLSSSVPILSCGGIGKKFLVPGWRMGWVVVHDRNEIFGSEIRTGLVKLSQRILGPCTLIQAALPGILSTPEACHQETIAKLEKNADLLYEKLRIIPGLKPIKPEAAMYMMVGFDRNHLPEFKDEVAFTERLMCEQSVFCLPSKCFKYSNYFRIVLTVPEDQTEEACKRLEEFCLKHYKP from the exons ATGGCTCTCAAGAATCAGCTTAATCAAGTTAATCACGTGAATGGTTATACGAACGGAACCGTCGG CCATCGAAATACCACAAAATGGGACGTAAGGTCATCACAAACAGCCAACAATACATTCAATCCTATCAGGGCGTTAGTTGATGAAATGGACATACGACCCAACCCGGAAAAGAAAGTTATTACGTTGTCTTTGG GTGACCCTACTGTCTTTGGAAACTTCCAACCAGCCGAACAAGTCCTACAGTCTGTGGTGGATGCAATCAAGAACGGGAAAAACAACGGATATTCTCCTTCGTTTGGACATGCCACTGCAAGAGATGCTGTGGCTGCATACGTCAGTGTTCAGGGACCTGAAGTCAATGGCGGC GATGTGTATTTAGCGTCTGGATGCTCGGATGCGATCAATATGGCTATTTCGGTATTGGCTGACCCGGAAGACAACATACTGATCCCGAGACCAGGATTTTCTTTGTATGAAACACTCTCCTTGTCACAAGGCATTCATGTAAAGCATTACGATTGCTTG ccCGAGAAGTCCTGGGAGGTTGACCTTGAACACTTGGAAAGCTTAATCGATCGAAAGACGAAAGCAATAGTTGTAGTGAATCCTTCCAATCCTTGCGGCTCCAATTTTAACGCTGAGCACATTCGTGCAATCCTTGAAG ttgctgaaaacaacaaagttcCGATTCTAGCTGATGAAATTTATGCCGACCTT GTCTTCCATGACAAAAGCTTTCATTCTTTTTCTTCTCTCTCCAGTTCTGTTCCAATATTATCGTGTGGTGGAATAGGCAAAAA GTTTTTAGTTCCAGGCTGGCGTATGGGTTGGGTTGTGGTACATGATAGGAATGAGATATTCGGTTCAGAG ATCAGAACTGGGTTGGTGAAGTTATCACAGCGTATTTTGGGCCCATGCACTTTGATTCAAGCTGCCCTTCCAGGCATACTAAGTACTCCTGAAGCCTGTCATCAGGAGACGATTGCAAAGCTAGAAAAAAACGCAGACCTCTTATACGAGAAACTGAGAATAATTCCCGGACTTAAACCTATCAAACCGGAAGCAGCAATGTATATGATG GTTGGATTTGACAGAAACCATCTTCCCGAGTTCAAGGACGAAGTTGCTTTCACAGAGAGGTTAATGTGCGAACAGAGCGTTTTCTGTCTTCCATCAAAG TGCTTCAAGTATAGCAACTACTTCCGAATCGTCTTAACAGTCCCAGAAGACCAAACTGAAGAAGCCTGCAAAAGATTAGAAGAGTTTTGCTTGAAGCATTATAAACCATGA
- the LOC143466113 gene encoding uncharacterized protein LOC143466113, whose protein sequence is MASSSRRAPSPPKVPPAKLVKDVEEKLQKMNGSVHGNEHPPQYSFADCVPFVPKPFISGYLDKRVGDDGTKNITWARKFVEVSQGTLKFFNSKEEREDSGTGITLADSFVYIEQKRNIRLETKSGIRVFRAPNDLRALQWAHVISRFCMVTPTAEGFTKKLSGGKAIREDRYIRLNAEGILSWYKSDTDSEPRGSIQVRGERVSLDVNEIRTIYIETKERCYLFEFIDLYETNLWFAVLDWHSHRSPIKGPLAASIRIRNK, encoded by the exons ATGGCGTCTTCAAGCCGACGAGCTCCAAGCCCTCCAAAAGTACCCCCCGCAAAGCTCGTAAAAGATGTTGaggaaaaacttcaaaaaatgaat GGTTCTGTACATGGAAATGAACACCCTCCCCAATACAGCTTTGCAGATTGCGTCCCATTTGTGCCCAAGCCATTTATAAGTGGATATTTGGATAAAAGAGTCG GGGACGATGGTACAAAGAACATAACTTGGGCAAGAAAATTCGTTGAGGTTTCGCAGGGAACTTTGAAATTCTTCAACTCTAAAGAGGAACGAGAAGACAGCGGAACAGGCATTACGCTCGCTGACAGTTTCGTTTACATTGAACAAAAACGAAATATTCGCCTGGAAACTAAGAGTGGTATTCGGGTTTTCAGGGCACCAAACGATTTACGAGCTCTGCAATGGGCTCACGTCATCTCACGTTTTTGCATGGTAACCCCTACTGCCGAAG GATTTACGAAGAAACTAAGCGGCGGTAAAGCAATTCGGGAAGATAGGTACATCCGGCTCAACGCGGAAGGGATCCTCTCCTGGTACAAGTCGGACACAGACTCCGAACCGCGGGGATCAATCCAAGTTCGCGGAGAACGAGTCAGCCTGGACGTAAACGAGATCAGAACCATTTACATTGAAACAAAAGAGAGATGCTACTTGTTTGAGTTTATCGACCTTTACGAAACCAACCTTTGGTTTGCCGTTTTGGACTGGCATTCACATCGCAGCCCTATAAAAGGTCCGCTTGCTGCAAGTATACGTATACGTAATAAATAA